One part of the Gammaproteobacteria bacterium genome encodes these proteins:
- a CDS encoding DsbA family protein, with the protein MSEPIRISVFIDYICPFCFIGSRRLLALREDYNLQINWCLVEIHPETPAAGMPVEDLSYTPDQWQALNRSLNELANEDGLSLPERRFTANSHPALLLAEGVKHLDPGHFYALHTRLFETYFLDGENIGQRNVLDALANDCGISEQVREAAWNDPEFERHLEVYRQLAGRYGVRGVPTYVLPDQVIPGVASREALIAGLGVRRQDGVSRGP; encoded by the coding sequence ATGAGCGAACCGATCCGAATCAGCGTCTTTATCGACTATATCTGTCCGTTCTGCTTTATCGGCAGCCGCCGGCTGCTGGCCCTGCGCGAGGACTACAACCTGCAGATCAACTGGTGCCTGGTGGAAATCCATCCGGAGACGCCGGCCGCGGGGATGCCCGTGGAGGACCTGTCCTACACCCCCGATCAATGGCAGGCCCTGAACCGGTCCCTGAACGAACTCGCAAACGAGGACGGACTGAGTTTGCCCGAACGCCGCTTCACGGCCAACTCCCACCCGGCCCTGCTGCTCGCCGAAGGCGTCAAGCACCTCGATCCCGGGCATTTCTACGCGCTGCACACGCGGTTATTTGAGACGTATTTTCTGGACGGCGAGAACATCGGACAGCGCAACGTACTCGACGCGCTGGCGAATGACTGCGGGATTTCGGAGCAGGTGCGCGAAGCGGCCTGGAACGACCCCGAGTTCGAACGCCACCTCGAGGTGTATCGTCAGCTGGCAGGGCGTTACGGGGTTCGCGGCGTGCCCACCTACGTGCTGCCGGATCAGGTGATCCCCGGCGTCGCCTCACGCGAGGCGCTCATCGCCGGACTGGGCGTCCGGCGCCAGGACGGGGTCAGCCGCGGGCCTTGA